The following proteins come from a genomic window of Alnus glutinosa chromosome 10, dhAlnGlut1.1, whole genome shotgun sequence:
- the LOC133879128 gene encoding uncharacterized protein LOC133879128, producing the protein MAHNKRPRFPAFSRVDKGKEPLVGSCPSSDDDETQDPNAESPYRPAFEENDTLSHSQFEKGFTMPPPPPGWYLGWEDASQRIGSTTVVPIPERSENQLPSPSTGDLHASLRTSTPGLDTERPQPQVVGPGEVRTIDSDGRVNVRPMPSPANVWQLPRGERVVIEFNEGCQPVGPGSEKLRSLGGKLIRSSQFSELETHNWRRVSTQKKEDIWATLMSKFHVETSQQLSEIKRITFMDLGKKRKDYRYGIKHSLQIKEGETVEEILESTPTNHGLPPETLEVMVRRWKSELDKERANVNKESRALQKFHHTSGSKSFARLAYQMEKESGYTPNRSQLFMVTHKKKDGNPVNEEAARMMAQMEELMSRDAPTSGVRANGSISWSPDDPYAQVMGSERPGHVRGVGFGRTSGRARFNFNGASTSNNHDGCASQISRLETTVDQMRNMIDLLMREKDVPWAARVGNAANIPGDEDPIVRNADVVQARDDGGEEDSRTPGNGC; encoded by the exons ATGGCACACAATAAAAGACCAAGATTCCCTGCGTTCTCAAGAGTTGATAAAGGTAAAGAACCACTCGTTGGTTCATGTCCATCCTCTGATGACGACGAGACACAAGATCCTAATGCTGAATCTCCATACAGACCTGCATTTGAAGAGAATGATACTCTGTCTcattcacaatttgaaaaagGATTTACTATGCCCCCCCCTCCACCGGGTTGGTACTTGGGATGGGAGGATGCGTCACAACGTATTGGGTCCACCACCGTCGTACCCATTCCAGAGCGAAGTGAAAACCAACTGCCATCACCTTCCACCGGTGACCTACATGCATCTTTACGCACATCCACACCTGGTCTAGACACGGAACGGCCACAACCACAGGTCGTTGGGCCGGGAGAGGTCCGCACTATTG ATAGCGATGGTAGAGTGAATGTCAGGCCAATGCCTTCGCCTGCTAATGTTTGGCAGTTGCCACGAGGTGAAAGGGTAGTGATTGAATTTAATGAAGGATGTCAGCCAGTTGGCCCTGGCAGTGAAAAATTGAGAAGCCTTGGGGGGAAGCTGATCAGAAGCAGTCAATTTAGCGAGTTAGAAACACATAATTGGAGGAGGGTATCAACTCAAAAGAAGGAAGATATTTGGGCTACTCTAATG TCAAAATTCCATGTTGAGACTAGTCAACAACTGAGTGAAATTAAAAGGATCACATTCATGGACCTGGGGAAAAAGAGGAAGGATTATAGGTATGGGATCAAGCATTCACTACAAATTAAGGAGGGTGAGACAGTTGAAGAAATCCTTGAATCGACACCTACCAACCACGGGCTCCCTCCTGAAACTCTGGAAGTAATGGTTCGGAGATGGAAAAGTGAACTTGATAAG GAAAGGGCCAATGTAAACAAAGAAAGCCGGGCCTTGCAGAAATTTCACCACACCTCTGGGTCAAAAAGCTTTGCACGTCTTGCATATCAAATG GAAAAAGAGTCAGGGTATACCCCGAATCGTAGCCAACTTTTTATGGTGACTCACAAAAAGAAGGACGGCAACCCTGTCAATGAAGAGGCTGCGAGGATGATG GCCCAAATGGAGGAATTAATGTCGCGAGATGCTCCGACAAGTGGGGTACGTGCGAATGGGTCAATATCATGGTCACCCGACGACCCATATGCACAAGTAATGGGCTCGGAACGGCCTGGCCATGTCCGTGGAGTTGGCTTCGGGCGTACTTCTGGTAGAGCAAGGTTCAATTTTAATGGGGCATCTACATCTAACAATCATGACGGTTGTGCAAGTCAGATTAGTAGGTTGGAAACAACCGTGGATCAGATGCGAAACATGATTGATTTGCTTATGCGGGAGAAGGATGTTCCATGGGCAGCGCGTGTCGGCAATGCCGCAAACATTCCAG GTGATGAAGACCCTATTGTTCGAAATGCGGATGTCGTGCAAGCGAGAGATGATGGTGGGGAAGAGGACAGCAGGACACCGG GAAATGGATGCTAA